GTGGCTCTATCTAGAGTTTCCTTCTATCTAGAGTGTAGTGTGGTCTATCTAGAGGTGTTCTATCTGGAGGTCGTCTATCTAGAGTAATAGTCTATCTAGAGTGGTCAAATCTAAGGGAGGTTGGTCTATCTAGAGGTGGTCTATCTAGAGGTGTGGTCTATCTAAGAGGGGTCTATCTAGAGCACAGTCTATCTAGAACGGTGGTCTATCTAGAGGCGGTCTATCTAGAGGCGGGGTCTCTATCTTAGAGGTGTGGTCTATCTAGAGGTGGTCTATCTGAGAGTGTCTATCTAGAGGTGGTCGTAATCTAGAGGTGTCTATCTAGAGGTGGTTGTCGTGGTCTATCTAGAGGGTGGGTCTATCTAGAGGTGGTAGTGTGGTCTATCTAGAGGTGTTCTATCTTAGAGGTGTTAGTGTGGTCTATCTAGAGGTGTTCTATCTAGAGGTGGTCTATCTTAGAGTGTTCTATCTAGAGTGTCTATCTAAGAGGTTGGTAGTTGTGGTCTATCTTAGAGTGGTCTATTTAGAGGTTGTAGGTGTGGGTCTATCTAGAGTGGTCTATTCTAGAGTGGTTGTGTGGTTATCTAGAGGGGGTCTATCTAGAGGTGTCTATCTAGAGGTGGTCTATCTAGAGATGTAGTGTGGTCTATCTAGGAGGCAGTCTATCTAGAGGCCGGTCTATCGAGAGGGCGGGTCTATTCTAGAGGTGGGTCTATCTAGAGGCGGTCTATCTAGAGGTGGCTGCTATCTAGAGGACGGTCTTATCTAGAGGTGGTCTACTAAGAGCGGTAGTTGGTCTATCTAGAGCGGTAGTGTGTCTATCTAGAGGCGGGTCTATCTAGGAGGCGCGTCTATTTAGAGGCCGGTCTATCTAGAGGTGTCCTATCTAGAGGCGGTCTATCTAGAGGCGTCTATCTAGAGGTGGTCTATCTAGAGGCGGTCTATTCTAGAGGCGGTCTATCTAGAGGCAGTCTATCTAGAGGCGGCTATCTAGAGGTGGTCTATCTAGAGGTGGTTATCTAGAGGCGGTCCGGTAGTGTGGTCTATCTAGAGCGCGGTAGTTGTCGGTCTATCTAGAGGCGGTCCTATCTAGAGGCGGTCTATCTAGAGGTGGTCTATCTAGAGGCCGGTCTATCTAGAGGCGGGTCTACTCTAGAGGTGGTCTATCTAAGTGGGTAGTGTGGTCTATTCTAGAGGTGTAGTGTGTCTATCATAAGAGGTGTTTATCTAGAGGTGTTCTATCTAATGGTGGTAGTTGTGGTCTATCTAGAGGTTTCTATCTGGAGGTGTCTATCTAGAGGTGTTATCTAGAGTGGTCTATCTAGAGGTGGCAGTGTACAGCAGTGTAATGTTGAATCTCACGTTTCCGGCCTTGGAGAGATCTTCATCTATCGACGGGcagcttcctctccttcctccctctgcaGGTATAGTCATAGAGACGCAGCTGGGGGGCATGGGCAGTAGGACATCTCCTGCGACGTTCAACGCCGCCCGAGATTGACGACTTAAAACAACTACGGAGAGAGGACAAACAGGTTCTCTGGTTGTTCATAGCGTGTTTGCAGGTCtctctggtgtggtgtgtttgcagcgttctctctgtgtggtgtgtttgcaggttcctctctctgtgtgtagtgttgcaggtctctctctgtgtggttgtgtttgcaggtctctctctgtgggtgtgtttgcaggtctctctctgtgtgttggtgtttgcaggtctctctctgtgtcgtgtGTTTTGCAGGTCTCTCTGTGTTGGGTGTTTGAGGGTTCTCTCTGGTGTGTTTTGcaggtctctctctgttgtgtgtgttgcaggtctctctctggtgtgttttgcagctctctctgtgtgttgtgtttgcaggtctctctctgggtgtgtgtgtttttgcaggtctctctctgtgtgtgtgtttggcaggtctctcttcttgtgtgtgtgttgcaggtctcctctctgtgtgttgtgtttgcaggtctctctgtgtgtgttttgcagtctctctcttgtgtgtgtgtttgcaggtctctctgtgtgtgggtttGCAGGTCTCTCGCTGTCCTGAACCTGTGTTTGCatgtctcttctgtctgtgtgtttgcagtctctcttgttctgtgtgtgtgtgtgtttgcaggtctCTCTCTGCGTTTTAGGTCTCTCTCTGGTGGTTTGCAGGTTTCTCTCTGAagtgtctctcctctgtgttttgcagggtttctctctgtgtgtctctgttgtttgcagtctctctctgttggtgcaggtctctctctgtctctctctctgtgtgtctctttctctgtgttgtaCCGTTTCATAGGTGGGTGTTCATTCTTACTGCTTGTATAGAGCAGGTTGGTTGGCTGTACAGGTTGACAGAGATAGATGGATCCAGACACAGAGGATAGCTTGTGGCCAGCAGTAATGGCTCGTCCAACTGCCAACTTATCAtcctgggaggaagagagaaatgggggaggagaggagagggggagagagagaaggagatagatgaagagaggagaggcaggaggtgATAATGAagatgaaaggaggagaggaaagataaCAGTATTTACCATCTTGTTGGTGTGTTCAAGCGTTTGTCTGACCTTGGAACTCACCTGAGTCCATTTGTGGTGGTCCTGGTCATGGCATGGACGTCACAGTATCGTGTCTGGGGAGTCAAAGGTCAGAATATAGTTACAAACGGTTCCAAGGTGTAAGGCCGGATCATTTCTGATTACATATCACCACAGCCACTTGTGTCCACTCTAAACATAGCAAACCAACTGATCACCCCTGATGGTTCTCACCTGGCATGTGCGTCTGTTCTAGCCTCTATGGTTGGTAGAAGGCAGTGCTAGTTCCTACCTGCATGGGGTCTGTTTCTACCTCTATGGTTGAGCAAGGCAGTGCTAGTTGCCTACCTGAGGGCGTCTGTTTGCCTCTATGGTGTAGAAGGCAGTGGCTAAGTTCCTACTGCATGGCGGCTGTTCTTACCTCTATGGTTGTTAGAAACCGCAGTGCTAGTTCCTTACCCTTGCATGGTGCTTTCTACCTCTAATGGTTGTAGAACGGCAGTGCTAAGTCTCCTTCCTGCATGGCAGTCTGTTTCTACCTCTATGTTGTAGAAGCAGTGCTTAGGTTGCCTACCTGCATGGTGTCTGTTCTACCTCTATGGTTGTAGGAAGGGCAGGCTAGTTCCTACCTGCAGGGCGTCTGTTCTGCCTCTATGGGTTGTTGAAGGCACGTGCTAGTTCCTACCTGCCCATGGAACGTCTGTTCTACCTCTATGGGTTGCTAGAACGCATGCTTAAGTTCTACCTGCATGGGGTCTGTTCATACCTCTAGTGGTTGTAGAACGCAGTGCTTAGTTCCCTTCCTGCATTGGCGTCTGTTCTACCTCATGATGGTTGTAGAAGGCAGTGCTAGTTTCCTACCTGCATGGCGTCTGTTCGTATCCCTCGATTGGTGTGTAGAAGGCAGGCTAGTTCCTACCTGCATCGGGTGTCTGTTCTACCTCTATGTTGTAGAAGGCCAGTGCTAGTTCTACCTTGCATGGTGTCTGTTCTACCTCTATGGTTGTAGAAAGGCGTTGCTAGTTTTCCTACCTGCATGTGTCTGTTCTACCTCTATGGTTGGTAGAAGGCATGCTAGTTCCTACCTGCATGGTGGGCTTAGCAGACGTGTCTGCTCTGGAAGAGGGCCATCTTAGTGTTGCCAGACTGTCTGTAGTCTCGGACCTCCAAGCTACACACAGCCACAGTGGAAGATGTTCACCTGGacaaggagacagaaggagacgaGGAGTCAGAGAGGGACAAGGAGGCCAGAGAGGGGACAAGGAGAGAGGGGACAAGGCCAGAGAGGAAcaaggggacagagagggaacaaggagacagagagaaaacaagggTGCAGAGAGTTTAGAGGAACACACACCTGGGACGTCTCAAGAGATCCACCCAGGAGGAACACACACCTGGACGTCTCTAAGAGATACCACCAGGGGAGGAAACACACACCTGGACGTCCTAAGAGATCCACCAGGAGGAACACACACCTGGGACGTCTCTAAGTAGAGATcccacagaggaacacacaccgTGGGACGTCTCTAAGAGACTCCACCAGGAGGAACACACACCTGCGCGACGTCTCTTAAAGATCCACCAGGAGGAACACACACCTGGGGACGTCTCTAAGAGATCCACCAGGAGGAAACACACACTTGGGACGTTCTCTAAGAGATCCACGCAGGAGGAACACACACCTGGACGTCTCTAAGAGTCCACCAGGAGAAACACACACCTGCGGACTTCCTAACAGATCCAACCAGGAGGAACACACACCTGGACGTCTCTAAAGATCACACACCTGGGACTTCTTCTAAGAGATCCACCAGGAAGACACACACCTGGGGACTTCTCTTATACAGACTCACCAGATGGAGAAGCTCCTTCAGCATCCAGGTTACTCCAAAAAGCTGGCCTTCCTCATACGGCAGACGGATCGTCTCACAGAGTctacagagagatggggagagagagagaatgggtgagagagagagagagatggtgagagaagaggagatgggagagagagagagatgagagagagatgggagagagagagagagaggatgggagagagagagtgagagagagagagatgagagagagagatgggagagagatggagagaggatggagagagatggagagcgagagatggagagagagagatgggagagagagacgagatggggagagagagaatgggaggagagagagagagagaggatgagagagaaattGTCATCATTAGGCAGTGAAATGTCTATAAACAAAGCAACATCGTTACTACTACAGCTCTGTTACGAACACCCTGTACCACTACAGCTCTGATAGAAAAACCCTGGTTACTACTACAAGCTCTGTAGGAAACACCTGTTACCACTACAGCTCTGTAAAACACCCTGTTACCACTAACAGCTCTGTGTAGAAAGACACCCTGTTACCACTACAGCTCTGTAGAAACCACCCTGTTACTACTACAGCTCTGTTAGAAACACCCTGTTACCACTACAGCTCTGTAGAAAACACCCTGGATTACACTACAGCTGCGTAGAACACCCTGTTACCACTACAGCTCTGTAAAACACCCCTGTTACCGCTACAGCTCTGTTAGAACACCCTGTTACCGCGACAGCTCTGTAAGAACACCTGTTACCACTACAGCTCTGTAGAAACACCTGTTTACCACTACAGCTCTGTAGGAAACACCTCTTTACTactacagtctgtagaaacaCCCTGTACTAACTACAGCTCTTGTAGAAACACCCTGTACTACTACAGCTCTGTAGAAAACACCCTGTTTTACTactacagtctgtagaaacaCCCTGTTACCACTACAGCTCTGTAGAAACACCCTTTACCACACAGCTCTGTAGATAAACACCCTGGTTACCACTTTACAGCTCTGTAGAAAACACCGGTTACCACTACAGCTCTGTAGAAACACCCTGTTACCTACTACAGCTCTGGAAGAAACACCCTGTTACTACTACAGCTCTGTAGAAAACCTGTACTACTTACAGCTCTGTAGAAACACCTGGGTTTTAAACCTTTTTTACTTTTAAAACCAGCTCTGTTTTAGAAAACACCCTGTTACTACTACACCTCTGTAGGAACACCCTGTTATACTACAGCTCTTGTTTAGGAAACACCCTGTTACTTGACTACAGCTCTGTAGAAACCCCTGTTTACCAGCTTACAGCTACTGAGAAAcaccactgttaccactacagctCTGTAGAAACCACCCGGTTACCACTTACAGCTCTGTAGAAACACCGCTGTTACCACTACAGCTCTTGTAGAAACACCCTGTTACTACTACAGCTCTGTTCAGAAACACCCGTTACTACTAACAGCTCTGTAGAAACACCCTGTTACCACTACAGCTCTGTAGAAACACCCGTGTTACACACTACAGCTCTGTAGAAACCCCTTGTTACCACTACAAAGCTCTGTAGAAACACACCTGTTACCGCTACAGCTCTGTAGAAACACCCTGTCACCGCTACAGTCTGTAGAAACACCCTGTTTATCCGCTACAGCTCTGTAAACACCTGTTACCACTACAGCTCTGTAGAAACACCCTGTTACACTACAGCTCTGTAGATAGGAAACACCCTGTTACCACACCACTCTGTTAGAAACACCCTGTTACCACTACAGCTCGTAGAAACACCCTTTACCACTAAGCTCTTGTATAAACAACTCCTGTTACCACTACAGCTCTGTAGAAACACCCTGTTACACATACAGACTTGTAGAACACCTTACCACACGCCGTTAGCACCTTACCACTACAGCTCTGTAGAAACACCCTTTACCACTACAGCTCTGTAGAAACACCCTTTTACCACAAAGCTCTGTAA
Above is a window of Salvelinus sp. IW2-2015 unplaced genomic scaffold, ASM291031v2 Un_scaffold6752, whole genome shotgun sequence DNA encoding:
- the supt20 gene encoding transcription factor SPT20 homolog, with translation MQHVLEYALDRAEYIVESARQRPAKRRASSGGKKSLYQKLYELYIEECDKEPELKKLRRNVNLLEKLMCQESVSCLVVNLYPGNQGYSLMIRGKNGSGESPIDQSLYQFIKYSQLRYLSCNMSKVNSVLHKSLLCVMFGMYRSVQVLLCETIRLPYEEGQLFGVTWMLKELLHLVSLYKRSPQVCVFLVDLLEEVPETSPGVCSSWWIFKRRRAGEHLPLWLCVAWRSETTDSLATLRWPSSRADTSAKPTMQTRYCDVHAMTRTTTNGLRMISWQLDEPLLLATSYPLCLDPSISVNLYSQPTCSIQA